The DNA sequence ACCGGTTTCAACCAGCAGCCTGTTGATCTGCCGTTCGAGTTGCTCCGAAATTGTCGCCACTTCGGCGTCAATCGTGACGCTTTGCGAGACGGAATGAACAAAGTGGATCACCTGCAGAACCGAGATTGCGGCCAGCAGGAAGGCCAGGGCGACCGACATTTCTGGCCGAAAGTCCGGTCCGGTGGCACGCAGGATCGAAAGCGAATAGAGAAACGTTCCACCAAGGAGCCCGGCGGTGATCTGATTGACTCGGTCGCGCGAAAACCGCTGCAGAAGCCGTGGTGCGATGTTGCCGGCTGCCAGCGTAAAAACCACCAGCATGATCGAATAAACCAGGCCCAGGGTGGTGATTGCGGCCGTCGCGATGGTTGCCAGCAGAGATCGCGCGGTGTCGGTTGATATGGCAAGCCAGAAGGGCAGGGGATCTCCGACAATCGGAAACCGCGCATCGAGCCATACGAGCGGTATTGCCAGTACCCAAAGACCAATGGCGATTGCGCCGGGAACGCCAAGCAATCCGTTCAGGGTGACGAGGGATTTCATTCTCATGGACGCATCTTTCAGATCAGCAGGCATTTCCCAGGGCGCTGCATTGCACGCTCTGATTAACAGGGATAGAGGAATGCTTCAAATGTCACAGTCGGTCGGCAAACCAGATGGCAATCGCGCGCCGTATTTCAAATAAGCCTGTAAACAGCGGAACCAAATTGAGCAATTGACGTTGATGAGGCGAGCCGACGGAAGATTGCCAACGGCTACCGAACAAACCGTCACAAGGAGTTTTGAGATGAACTGGGATATCGTTGAAGGCAAGTGGAAAGAATACAAGGGCAAGGCAAAGGCACAGTGGGGCGAACTCACCGATGACGACCTTGACGTTGTTGAAGGCCGCCGCGACGAATTGGCCGGCAAGATCCA is a window from the Hoeflea sp. IMCC20628 genome containing:
- a CDS encoding CsbD family protein, yielding MNWDIVEGKWKEYKGKAKAQWGELTDDDLDVVEGRRDELAGKIQARYGKTRDEAEREIDNWLDDK